The following DNA comes from Peromyscus leucopus breed LL Stock chromosome 2, UCI_PerLeu_2.1, whole genome shotgun sequence.
CTCCTCTCTAGAACTCCTGACTCACAATCTGAGAATTTCCCTATATCGTCAGTGATTTCCAGGCTCCTCCTTCAGTCCTTCAGTATCTGCCTTGTGGGGACTCTTGAGTTCTCTCCTGTCGGCCTCTGGATCTCTGACAGATGTTGAAAATAAACTCATGACTCTCCACCCCGCCGTGTGCACACATTGCTGCACCCGGAACCAGCACCCTCTCCACTCACATCCCCGCTcacttgaatttatttattaaagtgtgCTGTCATCTCCTTGTGTACTCATTTTTTCAGAGTGTCTCACTAGCTGGCCTAGAGCAGACTGCTCTCAACCTCAGAGATCACATGCCTCTGCTGGAATGAAAGATATGTACATCCACACCTGacttctaagacagggtctcatgtagcccaggctaaccttgaactctccATGGAGCAAATGGTCTTGGACCACTTTTCTCCGGGAGTCCAGGCTTTTATCACTATGCTCAGCTTCTCCTGTACTCTTTTATCCACTCAACAATTAGCCGTGGTGCTGTGTACCACTCAAGGATAACACCTTAAACCCTACATTCCCAAAATCCTTTACCGCTGGCTGGCTCCAGGCCCCTCATCCTATGGCTACACCCCACATTTTTGTCATTGAAACTCCTACCTATAACATTTATCTTCtcaactgggggtggggtggtgcacacctttaatcccagcactcgggaggcagaggcaggtggatctctgtgagttcgaggccagcatggtctacagagtgagttccaggacagccaggactacttcATAGAgtaactctgtctcgaaaaaccaaaaagaaaagaggaaaaaaaaagtaccttCTGAGCATCCTGGTCCACATCAccttcctctcctgctctgcCGTATTGGCACTTCCAAACTATTGATAGCTCCTGGCTCCATCCCTCAGCAACTCTAGACTTCACATGTCCCTCCTCTAGATTCCATGGTCAACAGCTCCTCCTGCTTGTCCAAAGATACCTCGTGGGTCACTTGCTCCTGCTCACAATTCACCTGACAGACTTCATCCCGAGCTGACTAACCTCTGCCTTCTCCAACCCACACAAGTTACTGACACCACAGGAAAATGTGCTACAGGGTAGACCCAGTGCTACAAAAGATTCTGTGTTCAGCATCAACTCGAGACCTATTAGTGAATCCAGCGGACACCTCTGGAAACTGCCTCATGGTGACTTAGCATGCATGCAGTTGGAGGTTGAGGTAAAGATACTCGGTATTCCAGGTAGCTCAgttcttcttttttattcctattttatatgCATCCGTGTTTTGTCATGAGTGACAGTTgcaagttgccatgtgggtgctgggaattaaagcctctggaagagcagtcagtgctcttaactgctaagccatctctcccgccccagTAGCTCAGTTTTTAACAGAAAACAAGTGTATTAGATCTTTTAGAGTTGACCTACTGGCcttggtagtgcatgcctgtatccCAGTACtgaagatgctgaggcaggaggattgtgaatttgaggccagcctaggttacatagtgaaaccctgtctcaaaaagtaataataaagttggggggtgggggtgttggcaGAGTACTTGAACCAAATAAACAAGATGCATGATACAAGCTCATGGTCCCAGTAGCTAGCTGGtacagacaggagaatcagaagttcaaggccatcctctatTAATATAAGTTAGAGACCAGCTTGAGATACATGagacttttgtctcaaaaaaaaattttttaagtagGTAGAATTCCTGTTCATACAGGGCTGGGAatagttttatttccatttgcCAGAAAACATCATATACAAAGCATTAGGCAGAAAACAGGATaactgtgtaaaaaaaaatgtacgaAAAGCTTACTCAGGGTCTATCCATAAAAGATCAAAgtaagctgggtggtagtggcgcatgcctttaatcccagaactccggaggcagaggcagactgatctccgagttccaggacagccagagctacagagaaaccatcttttcctttctagactaatttatttttttttatgtgaactggtgttttgcctgcatgtacatctctATGAGGTTGTcggatcccctggtactggagttacagttgtgagctgccatgtgggtgctggagattgaaccctggtcctctggaaaagcagtcagtgctcgtgaccacttagccatctctccaacccccaaaaaACCCtgtgtttaagaaaaaaagattaaaataagctAGGTGTGGTTGCACaccgctttaatcccagcaccctggaggcagaggcaggcgggtctctgagagTCGGCTGTCAGCCAGgcgtacacagtgagttccatctgatactacattgtgagaccctgactcaaaaaatgaACCAACAAAGAAAGATTAATGCAATCTGGGCCTGGCAGCACAGACGTGCTTCTTGGAAGACTGAGACGGGAATACAGAAAGTGCAAGATGTGATTGAATCCATTTCTCAAACGGCCAGCCTGAGCAAATTAATGAGGCCtgtttcaaatttaaaaagtaaaaaccgAGGATATGGATCAATGGTAGAATTCTTGCTTAGCATGGGCAATGCCCTCAGCTCAATGCCagcattgaaatatatatatatatatatatatatatatatatatatatatatatatatatataaaacaaacaaacaaaaaaaaaacgaaacCTTAGAAGCACATCTCCAAATTCTAATAAAGTAAATTCCATGCCAGCCAGatgtggcggtgcatgcctggaatcccaacactgagactgaggcaggagaaatacctcaagttcaaagccagcatggtctacataagttctagaccaggctggactacatCTCCTGCCCAAGTCAGAGTCTcaacatagctcaggctggcttcaagtaTGTAACCAAGGGATGACCTTGGAtacctgatcttcctgccttcatttcttcaagggctggggttacaggtatgtgccaccataccctgctCCAAATGTGATATTATTCGActattgctgcgataaaacacgatgaccaaggcaatttataaaagaaagcatttaatttggggttcacagtttcagaggggcCATGTCCacaggtggcaggagagaaagcACAGTGGGAATGTGTGGACTTTTGACACCTCAGAGCCCACCTGAGTGacagacacacctcctccaacaaggctacacctcctaatcattcccaaagagttccaccagctgggtgccaaatactcaaacacatgagcctgtgtgaGCCATCCTCATCCAGAccatgggagggtggggggagacatAAAACAGTCCAGCCAAAAAATTTCCAGACTCTAAGACAGAAATcttcatattaaaatttattgGACCTCAGACAGAGTAAAAATATGAAACCATACAAAACCAATTACTGTATTGCTTAGAGATGGATTCATATATGATAAAAACAGTAACAGCACCAGGTTTACCAAGATCCAAGAGTGGTTACATCTCTGGAGGATAAAAAAAGACTCAAAATGTATAAACGAATTCTTTGACTCAAGTGACTTAAAAAGGCAAATTGTTCTTTAAACTTATTCTTTAAATTGCATCATAGATACAAACTTTCAGCTGAGGGTGTAGCTTGGTGCTAGCATGTTCGGTCAGCATTACTAAAGCCCTGGCTTTCGTTCCCAGCACCAACCCATGTAGCTGGCACACACCTGCGATCATGGCATTTGGGAGATAGAATAAACCAAACATCATCCTTGGTGACAcactgagttcagagccagcttAGGCTACTAAGGCCTTgctcatacaattttttttttttttcatctatgggCCTGCAACGTGGCTCAGTGGGTCATAAAgttgcttgccaccaagcctgaagacctgagtttgatccctggtaccTACGTTACAGGAGGGAAACTCCTGTAAGCTCAcatctgacctccatgcatgcacTCTggtacacatacaggcaaaatgtcAAAATAACGTAAGACAGTTTTCATATACGGCAGACAACTGCTCATCTGTCACCTGTCACTTTCGGCCATTTCTCATAATCtgcttccatctcctgagtgctgggtttccaggcatgtgccagcacaccaGGCTAACACTTCTAACGGTAGCTAGCTTCCAACATCTGCAGGCAGAGGTCAGTTCTGGCTGCCACGGCTCTCTGGTTCATCCTTGGCACGTTTTAGCAGAGAGAGGTCTCGTCTTGTATCCTAGCAATCTAGTCTGCTGGTCTCACACATGGTTGTATGGAAGATGGGAGACCAGTTCTGGCCCACTGTTCCCCAAATGTTCCCTAGAAGAGGTTGGTgcttactcaggaacaagactCTCCCTAACTCAGTTGTCTAGAACTAGTCAGGGGAGCccctctgaatttttaaaataatgtccaCTCAGAATGCTGGCCCACATATGCTTTGGTTATTAGTGGCCCAGTCAGTGGCCATGTACAACAGGGCCACACACAGTCAAGGCTGCTGGCCTTCACCAGAGGCCCAGGAAAAGTCTGGGTCTGCAGAGTATTGGGCACCTCCTGGCTGCACTGAGCATGTTCACAAGCTTTGCCCATGGTCTTTTCTGCTCACTAACAGTCATGGCGACTGCCAACTCCTCCATGGCTAAGCCAAGCCTCAGTGGATAAGGTCTAGCTGGCACACTGAGGTTTGTTCTTCCTGGTACATCCTTTAGCTGCCCCTACACCACTCATGTCCTGTGGAGGCTTGTGAGTTGACGCCTGAGCACCTAGGTAGGCCCACCATGGTCCCCTAAGTGTAAGATGGAGTCCCCTTCTGTAGTCAACACTTGGCATAGGACTGACCCAGGGCTATGGAACATCTATGGGAGTTGCCAGCTCTTAGGGAAGACACCCACTTTGGGGGCAGGCAGATATTTGGGGGTTTGGCTCTCCCACTGGGTGGCTTGGTCAAGCTCCTTTCTATTAGCTACATGATCAGTAAAATGGCCAACTGAATCCAGAAGTTCTAGACAGCCAGGATGAGTTACCAGGAGAGTTACTGTCCCTCAAAACCAGAAGGCAGGATAAGGGAGGCAACCTGAAGCTGGGTGGGTGCTCACAACTCCAGAAGACAGATGctagccagcctgagctacatagtgaacccctttctcaaaagcaaagcCAAATGAAGGCCATCAAGATGGGTCATGagagaaaggtgcttgctgccaagcccggcagcctgagttcaatcccaggcacccacatgctggaagaTCAGTGACTCCCCCAGTTGttgctgacctccacacatgtgcacataataaATGTAACACTTTTTGAATGCACCAATGACAATCTGCAACCGGGTACCTGGGCCAGGTAAGGAAGAAGTTACAGTGAGACTTGTCCTGAGCCTCCCATTGCCCAAGCCATCTGATAAACAGCCTACACACCGCTTTTATTGGGGACATTCAAAGCCAAGGAACAGGCGGGAGAACATCAACGGGGAACGGAAGGAATGAAGTGGTCTAAGGCCACACATTTCCATGATGGGCTCTGCTTCATGACCAACGCTGAAGGGGGTGGGGTGTCTGCGGGCTGCTTGGGGGGTCTCCCACAGACTGCGCTATCAGGGAGCAACAATTCGTGGGGATAGGAGAGGAGAATTGCTACCTGCCTCTCCCCTATCTCACCTCCATTGAAGTTTCCCCATGAGTATTAGTCTCCTCACAAGGCTTGATTTTGGTGGCCCCATGGAATGCCAGATGTCATGTCCTATGTGGGGTATTCTGTCGAAGACTTGGGAAGAGAAACTCTGGGTGGATGAGTGAAGGCCAGAGAGAGTCTGATGTAGAGCACGATGTGTCTAGTACCTTCTAGCACTACGATCTTTCCCATGGTCTGGCCCTGGAAACTGTGGAAGACCCTGGGAGAGAACATGGGTTTCATGGAGCAGGCATGAGAGTGTTTCCTGCTAGGGATTGACAGGAGAAAAGAGCTTTCTAATTAAGTCTAATCTATGACTCATCTTCCATCTGGCTAAGTTGCAGAAGTCAGTAAATCCCTGAGAGGCGGGCACCAGATTTTGAGGACTCCATGATGGTGTCAAAAGCTTCCTGTGGGCTTCCCCACCACTTCCTGTCCATCTGAACTTTCACCTACCCCAGAGATGACCCGGTCTCGGGCAACAGGGTCTTGGGTTGAGAATCCAGGAAAGGGAGCTAAAGCCCCTGACCAGGAGCAAGAGGACCacctatctgtccatctgtctgtccactgTTGGCCTGAGGCGTCTGGAAATCTGGCAGGCGCTGATGAGTTTGATGAGTTTGATGAGTTTTTTGGTGTTGCTTGAGATGGTCGGATCTCATGAACTGTCGGCCACAGTCCTTGCATTTATGTGGTCGATCCCTGGTGTGGATCCGTCTATGTCGTCCAAGCTCATCAGAGCGAAAGAAAGACCAAGTACAGCCCTCCCAGTCACATACGTAGGGCTTCTCACCTAGGGAGTGACATGGGAGAGTTAAATTGAGTAGAAAAAGCCCCAATGGGAAGGAAGAGTTCTAGTTCTGAGGCAAGAGCATTCAAGGCTGAgaaatcaaaagaagagaaggaaccaGTGGGAGGCAGGACCACCAGAGAGGATGGCAAGCTGGCGAGAGCAGGACCACTTGGTTCCAAGCTTGGAAGAGAAAGGGTCAATCCCAAAGAAATCACAAATCAGTGGTCctgcataaattaaaaaaaaaaagatgggccgGACAATTGGCTCAGTGtgaagagtacttgttgctcttggagagggctggggttcacttcccagcatccatgtggtgcCTCACAACCGTCtgtttaactctagttccagggcacccaagcctccttctggcctccaagcttccttctggcctccatgggcactagacatgcatgtggtatacagacattcATGGAGACaaaaacattcattcacataatAAATCCAAAATTTTAGAGAGAGCAAAGATCCCGACATCCCTTTCTCCACCCAACACCTCACTTACCTGTGTGTTTGCGTTGGTGACTGACCAGGTGAGAACGCTTGGTATAAGCTTTTCCACAGTTGCTGTATGTGCAGACGTAAGGCCTTGACACTGGGGGTAGCCTCCTGGGTGCCCCTCCTGGAACACTAGGGTTCTCTGTTCCCTGTGGAGCAGTTGTGGGCTGCTTGTGTACGAAAGGTTCTTCCAGGCGATTTGACTGGGCCACACGTGAGTCCTGGGATTCTAATGTTAGCAATGGCTGGAGCCGAGGTGTGGCTAGCCCAGGGTTGTAGGGACTTAAGTGCAACATCTGATCCATAGAGGGGGATATGGCATGGGTCACAGTGGAaggcatgctgggaaccaaaaatATTCCATGATTTAAAGAGCCTGTGGTAGCAGGTACTGCTGAGGAGACAGAATAAGGCATTGTTGGGGTACTGCTGTGGGTCATTACTGGGACTCCACCGGAAGCTGAGCCTGGCAGGCTACTGTGAGGAATCAGATTCTCTCTAAAGGCTATGGTCACTCCCAGAGTACCGGGATTCCCTAAGGGCATCATGTGGGATCCCGCGTCAATCATTCTCCCTGGTTGGTGGTTCGATGGCGTCTGATGATAcatctgggaaggtggaggagtCAGTTGAGAGGAGTACCTGGCACTATGCTCGGGTAGTGACATAATGAACTGGGACTCCCCTTCACCCGTATTCTGCCTGGACTCCTCAGCAGATAACATAAAAGGCCTTGACATCCCCGATAAATGTCGAGTGGTCGGTGGCTGATGAACTCCACTGTTTCCAGGAGACACAGATACATGCAACGCTGGTGTCGACTGCTCATTATCCTACAAGAAaagagtcatctgaaagaaagTCCCCTTCACTCTACTTCTAAGCTGCACACATCTCTCCTTCCCAGTCCTACGAAGCAGGCCATGCATGAACTGACCATGGTTTACCACAAGGAGCTTGAGAGGCTGAGAGAAGAGAATTACCCATGGTTCCATTCTCCACATCAGGCTCGCTGGAATTCACTGTGTTGCCTACTTCCAGcaagcaatccccctgccttgtTCTATTGCTAAGTGCTAAGGTTCAGACACGAAGAGTTATTCCACCTGGCTTACGAAAGGTACACTCAGAGGACCTAAGTTGGTTTTGATGATGTGGCCATTGTGCTATTTAGATCTTTGGAGGTGCAGCTCCATCTGTGAGAGCTCATCATTTTATTGGAATTTTGTCTGGTTATGGAGCTTACCATATCACCAATGACAGCATGGATGTCCAACTGTCAGTTCTCAGCTCTCCCGAACTCCAGAATGGGTACAAGCTTAAGACCAGAACTGGGGAAGGTGTTCCAgtgaataaataaagcatttgccacacaaaCTGAATTCCAATCCACAGATCCCACATAAAGTCAGGCTTGATAACaaatgcatctgtaatcccaatgatATGCCGGGTGgcctggcgcacgcctttaatcctagcgcttgggaggcagagcctggcgaatctctgagttgggccagcctgggctacagagtgagatccaggacaggcaccaaaactacacagagaaaccctgcctcagaaaaacaaaaacaaaacaaaacaaaacaaaaaatttaagaacTCTATATAGAAAACCTCTCTTCCtgcatgtggattccagggattgaactcgggtcgttaggcttggcagcacacacccttacctgctgaggcaCCCCAGACTTCCTTTGTATCTGAGCAAATACCAGCTTCGTCTAATTGTTAAGCACTGTCTCATTAACGGCGCGTGGAATGAGTCATTTTTATGCatgtgaagtttttgtttttgatgattcAAAATACTAATGACTCGATACATTTAAATTAAACTGCAAGTTGTTAGATTAGGGACTTCAGTGGACGTCAGAGAATACTAATGTGGCTATTAGTCACTTGGGTTACATTAGAAATTTTAGGAGAATTAATTCCACTCTTGGCACACTCCATAACCCAACAGAATTCTAATAAGGTATTCAAATAAAAGAAACGAAAGGTGTTTGGGCCACTGCTCAAGAGGTCCGCATCCACACTTGGGTGCTTCCTTCCCTTGGAGCTCTGCTCCATCTACTGCTCCTGGGGCCTAAATCTGTTAAAAATCTCCTGTTAAGGTAGGCACGGGGAGCCAAGTGTAgttagtggcacacgcctttgattgcagtggttgggaggcagaggcaggctgacctcTAAATCCAATagaacagcctggtctccatagtgagttccaggataaggCAGGTATACCATCATTTCAGGTGAAGAAATAAGTTCAGGGGTGAAAACTGTCCTGGGCTAAGAGAccatcagaaacaaaagaaacccaaacaaaaaccaaagttccaggacctgtttgataagaactttaagtctctaaagaaagaaattgaagaagataacagaaaatggaaggatctcccatgctcatggataggtaggattaacatagtaaaaatggcaatcttaccaaaagcaatctacagattcaatgcaatccccatcaaaatcccaacacaattcttcacagacttggaaaaaaaaatcaacttcatatggaaaaacaaaagacccagaatagctaaaagaatcctgtataataaagcaacctctggaggcatcaccatctgtgacctcaagctctactatagagctatagtaataaaaacagcttggtactggcataaaaattgacatgcggaccaatggaatcgaattgaagaccctgacattaatccacgcacatatgaacacctgatttttgacaaagaagccaaaactatacaatggaaaaaagaaagtatcttcaacaaatggtgctggcataactggatgtcaatatgtaaaagattacaaatagatacatctgtcaccatgcaaaaactcaagtccaagtggatcaaagacctcaacataaatccagctacactaaacttaatagaagagaaagtaggaagcactcttgaacgcattggcacaggagatcacttcctaaatatacaccagcagcacaggc
Coding sequences within:
- the Klf17 gene encoding Krueppel-like factor 17 → MEQENRWPAVHQTPTDNEQSTPALHVSVSPGNSGVHQPPTTRHLSGMSRPFMLSAEESRQNTGEGESQFIMSLPEHSARYSSQLTPPPSQMYHQTPSNHQPGRMIDAGSHMMPLGNPGTLGVTIAFRENLIPHSSLPGSASGGVPVMTHSSTPTMPYSVSSAVPATTGSLNHGIFLVPSMPSTVTHAISPSMDQMLHLSPYNPGLATPRLQPLLTLESQDSRVAQSNRLEEPFVHKQPTTAPQGTENPSVPGGAPRRLPPVSRPYVCTYSNCGKAYTKRSHLVSHQRKHTGEKPYVCDWEGCTWSFFRSDELGRHRRIHTRDRPHKCKDCGRQFMRSDHLKQHQKTHQTHQTHQRLPDFQTPQANSGQTDGQIGGPLAPGQGL